In Rhinatrema bivittatum chromosome 1, aRhiBiv1.1, whole genome shotgun sequence, a single genomic region encodes these proteins:
- the LOC115099918 gene encoding cryptic protein-like isoform X3: protein METASALGYQSNNNFSTIAKSMGDAAKPTQVRWNRGAAPYIPFLELTESKTLDRYCCKNGGTCILGSFCACPRFFTGRYCEYDMRASNCGGVAHGNWLEGPCSLCRCVYGTMHCFPFKFHTHCDPKNTHEENLIAKTSSKLQWTRGYWILTLLLIAVCCWI, encoded by the exons ATGGAGACGGCTTCTGCCCTTGGGTACCAGAGCAATAATAACTTCAGCACAATTGCCAAATCCATGGGTGATGCAGCTAAACCCACCCAAGTGAGGTGGAACAGAGGCGCTGCCCCCTATATCCCTTTTTTAGAGCTCACTGAAA GCAAGACATTGGACAGATATTGCTGTAAAAACGGAGGCACTTGTATCCTGGGTAGTTTCTGTGCATGCCCAAGATTCTTCACTGGAAGATACTGTGAATATGACATGCGGGCCAG CAATTGTGGTGGTGTTGCCCATGGAAACTGGTTGGAGGGTCCTTGTTCTTTGTGCAGATGTGTCTATGGGACCATGCACTGTTTCCCCTTCAAGTTTCACACACACTGTG atccAAAAAATACACATGAAGAGAACCTCATAGCAAAGACAAGCTCTAAGTTGCAGTGGACGAGAGGTTATTGGATCCTGACACTACTGCTCATTGCTGTTTGCTGTTGGATCTAA
- the LOC115099918 gene encoding cryptic protein-like isoform X2, producing MSRRQTISSVCIVALIALIIQVRADRLQLYENKMETASALGYQSNNNFSTIAKSMGDAAKPTQVRWNRGAAPYIPFLELTESKTLDRYCCKNGGTCILGSFCACPRFFTGRYCEYDMRASNCGGVAHGNWLEGPCSLCRCVYGTMHCFPFKFHTHCDPKNTHEENLIAKTSSKLQWTRGYWILTLLLIAVCCWI from the exons ATGAGCAGAAGACAGACTATAAG CTCGGTTTGCATTGTGGCTTTGATTGCATTAATAATTCAGGTGAGAGCTG ATAGGCTGCAGTTGTATGAGAACAAAATGGAGACGGCTTCTGCCCTTGGGTACCAGAGCAATAATAACTTCAGCACAATTGCCAAATCCATGGGTGATGCAGCTAAACCCACCCAAGTGAGGTGGAACAGAGGCGCTGCCCCCTATATCCCTTTTTTAGAGCTCACTGAAA GCAAGACATTGGACAGATATTGCTGTAAAAACGGAGGCACTTGTATCCTGGGTAGTTTCTGTGCATGCCCAAGATTCTTCACTGGAAGATACTGTGAATATGACATGCGGGCCAG CAATTGTGGTGGTGTTGCCCATGGAAACTGGTTGGAGGGTCCTTGTTCTTTGTGCAGATGTGTCTATGGGACCATGCACTGTTTCCCCTTCAAGTTTCACACACACTGTG atccAAAAAATACACATGAAGAGAACCTCATAGCAAAGACAAGCTCTAAGTTGCAGTGGACGAGAGGTTATTGGATCCTGACACTACTGCTCATTGCTGTTTGCTGTTGGATCTAA
- the LOC115099918 gene encoding cryptic protein-like isoform X1, translating to MSRRQTISSVCIVALIALIIQVRAEDRLQLYENKMETASALGYQSNNNFSTIAKSMGDAAKPTQVRWNRGAAPYIPFLELTESKTLDRYCCKNGGTCILGSFCACPRFFTGRYCEYDMRASNCGGVAHGNWLEGPCSLCRCVYGTMHCFPFKFHTHCDPKNTHEENLIAKTSSKLQWTRGYWILTLLLIAVCCWI from the exons ATGAGCAGAAGACAGACTATAAG CTCGGTTTGCATTGTGGCTTTGATTGCATTAATAATTCAGGTGAGAGCTG AAGATAGGCTGCAGTTGTATGAGAACAAAATGGAGACGGCTTCTGCCCTTGGGTACCAGAGCAATAATAACTTCAGCACAATTGCCAAATCCATGGGTGATGCAGCTAAACCCACCCAAGTGAGGTGGAACAGAGGCGCTGCCCCCTATATCCCTTTTTTAGAGCTCACTGAAA GCAAGACATTGGACAGATATTGCTGTAAAAACGGAGGCACTTGTATCCTGGGTAGTTTCTGTGCATGCCCAAGATTCTTCACTGGAAGATACTGTGAATATGACATGCGGGCCAG CAATTGTGGTGGTGTTGCCCATGGAAACTGGTTGGAGGGTCCTTGTTCTTTGTGCAGATGTGTCTATGGGACCATGCACTGTTTCCCCTTCAAGTTTCACACACACTGTG atccAAAAAATACACATGAAGAGAACCTCATAGCAAAGACAAGCTCTAAGTTGCAGTGGACGAGAGGTTATTGGATCCTGACACTACTGCTCATTGCTGTTTGCTGTTGGATCTAA